From Microcystis aeruginosa NIES-2549, a single genomic window includes:
- a CDS encoding GNAT family N-acetyltransferase, with the protein MKALEKLVTERLYLVPFKLELLKAAIIGIDELATILGVKVAADWAEQELIQAFPDIANILLQFPLQNEWGWGSLIIHQAENTLIGHVMIKIIPDVTGLPTDAVEIGYQVAPLYRRQGYASEATKAMMDWTLSQPGMQTVTAGCAPDNIASKRVLEKIGMDLIEAREKVLVWKLSRVC; encoded by the coding sequence ATGAAAGCACTGGAAAAACTGGTGACGGAACGATTATATTTAGTCCCCTTCAAGCTTGAACTTCTCAAGGCCGCAATTATAGGTATCGATGAATTAGCAACAATTTTGGGGGTAAAAGTTGCAGCTGACTGGGCCGAACAAGAGTTGATTCAAGCTTTCCCTGATATTGCCAATATTTTGCTGCAATTCCCCTTACAAAATGAGTGGGGGTGGGGGAGTTTAATTATTCATCAAGCAGAAAATACCCTTATTGGTCATGTGATGATCAAAATTATTCCTGATGTCACAGGTTTACCCACAGATGCTGTAGAAATTGGCTATCAAGTAGCGCCGTTATATCGACGACAAGGCTACGCATCCGAGGCGACAAAAGCAATGATGGACTGGACACTTTCTCAACCTGGTATGCAAACAGTGACCGCCGGCTGCGCTCCCGATAATATAGCTTCAAAGCGAGTTTTAGAAAAAATAGGCATGGATCTGATAGAAGCACGAGAGAAAGTCTTGGTCTGGAAATTAAGTAGGGTTTGCTGA